The proteins below come from a single Serratia fonticola genomic window:
- a CDS encoding MFS transporter, producing MSCITVPGTAISASRSRLSIVILAVAAFVIVTTEYLIVGLLPALARDLDISISAAGQFVTLFAFTVMLFGPVLTALLSHIERKRLFIAILMIFSLSNALAAIAPNVCVLAIARFIPALVLPVFWGTASETAGQIAGPHRAGRAVSQVYLGISAALLFGIPLGTLASDLIGWRGTFWILAGLSLVMTLALAIFMPTLARPERLRLAEQTRILKDPYFVGNVVLSVVVFTAMFTAYTYLADMLERIAGVAPAQVGWWLMGFGAIGLVGNWLGGRFVDRSPLGATAIFSLLLGIGMMASVPAADSLILLWLALALWGIAYTALFPICQVRVMKSASHAQALAGTLNVSAANAGTGLGAIIGGLVIPQWGLENIGYVATGIAITAILLAAWLVCFRRQRAE from the coding sequence ATGTCTTGTATTACCGTACCGGGTACCGCCATTTCGGCGAGTCGTAGCCGCCTTTCCATCGTCATTCTTGCGGTGGCGGCTTTCGTCATCGTCACGACCGAATACCTGATCGTCGGACTATTGCCAGCACTGGCACGCGACTTGGATATTTCAATTTCGGCTGCCGGCCAGTTCGTTACCCTGTTCGCCTTCACGGTCATGCTGTTCGGCCCTGTGCTGACTGCGCTGTTGTCTCACATTGAACGTAAGCGCCTGTTTATCGCGATTCTGATGATCTTTAGCCTCTCAAACGCTCTGGCCGCAATCGCTCCGAACGTTTGTGTGCTTGCGATTGCCAGGTTCATTCCAGCGCTGGTGCTGCCCGTGTTCTGGGGGACGGCCAGCGAGACGGCCGGACAGATTGCCGGGCCGCATCGTGCCGGTCGAGCAGTATCTCAGGTGTATCTGGGGATCTCAGCCGCCTTACTGTTTGGCATTCCACTGGGTACGCTAGCGTCGGACCTCATCGGCTGGCGTGGCACCTTCTGGATACTGGCAGGGCTGTCGCTGGTTATGACATTGGCCCTGGCGATCTTCATGCCGACCCTGGCACGCCCCGAACGGTTGAGACTGGCAGAGCAGACACGCATCCTCAAAGACCCGTATTTTGTCGGTAACGTTGTGTTATCGGTCGTTGTGTTCACCGCAATGTTTACGGCTTACACTTATCTAGCCGACATGCTTGAGCGCATCGCCGGTGTGGCTCCGGCACAAGTCGGTTGGTGGCTCATGGGCTTCGGCGCTATCGGCCTGGTCGGTAACTGGCTTGGCGGGCGCTTTGTGGACCGCAGCCCACTGGGCGCTACCGCCATATTCTCGTTATTGCTGGGCATAGGCATGATGGCCAGCGTGCCAGCGGCAGACTCGCTCATTCTGTTATGGTTGGCTCTTGCGCTTTGGGGTATCGCCTATACTGCACTGTTTCCAATCTGTCAGGTAAGGGTGATGAAGTCCGCTTCACACGCTCAGGCGCTAGCCGGAACGTTGAACGTCTCTGCTGCCAATGCCGGTACGGGCCTTGGCGCCATTATCGGTGGCCTGGTGATCCCCCAATGGGGATTGGAAAACATCGGTTACGTTGCCACAGGCATCGCGATAACAGCCATTTTGCTGGCGGCTTGGCTTGTATGCTTTCGGCGGCAAAGAGCGGAATAA
- a CDS encoding MFS transporter, which produces MRQQRWWGVVAALLLIVIAYADRVNISVMLVNPEFLHHFGLADSRAYQGTLMTAFLLGYGLSAMLLTPFLETLFGYRKGLTLSVVLWALFTAASPLVGSFIILLVVRAFLGISEGPLFSLKTMYISDHFAANERGKPNAVSALGVSLGLVIGFPLVTFLMSHLGWALSFHVLAFINLLVGLLLVRVFIHPRTTGVVQRSSEPMMQRVCQTFILAWKTPMLGWIMLVEIATLSYLWGSSSWLPAYLTNERGFSINQMGWLASLPFIISIFSKYLGGVILDRVRPQQMPLIFAFGGAATAICMLGVMLSSQSGWLAVFLLSANACWGAQGAAIPTLIQHHAKAESVGSAYGLINGVGNIFSAFIPLLMGLVMMSFGTVSSGFSVLVASQILTMFAGGMLFVRIQGNRQFTTAW; this is translated from the coding sequence ATGAGACAACAACGCTGGTGGGGAGTCGTGGCGGCATTGCTGCTAATCGTGATCGCTTATGCTGACCGGGTAAATATCTCCGTCATGCTGGTTAACCCCGAATTTCTCCATCACTTTGGCCTGGCAGACAGTCGCGCCTATCAAGGCACGCTGATGACCGCCTTTCTGCTAGGTTATGGCCTTTCAGCCATGTTGTTGACCCCGTTTCTGGAAACGCTATTCGGTTATCGTAAAGGTTTGACCCTCAGTGTGGTTCTCTGGGCGCTCTTTACCGCGGCTTCTCCGTTGGTCGGATCGTTCATCATTTTACTGGTCGTACGGGCCTTCCTCGGTATTAGTGAAGGGCCACTTTTCTCGCTGAAAACCATGTACATCAGTGACCATTTCGCCGCCAATGAGCGGGGAAAGCCCAATGCGGTGTCGGCATTAGGCGTATCTTTAGGCTTGGTGATTGGTTTTCCGCTGGTGACTTTTCTGATGAGTCATCTCGGTTGGGCCCTTTCTTTTCATGTCCTGGCGTTTATCAATCTCCTGGTCGGCTTGCTTTTGGTACGTGTGTTTATCCATCCTAGAACAACCGGAGTGGTGCAACGCAGCAGTGAACCCATGATGCAACGTGTCTGCCAAACCTTCATTCTGGCTTGGAAAACGCCAATGCTCGGCTGGATCATGCTGGTTGAGATAGCCACGCTTAGTTATCTTTGGGGTTCCAGTTCCTGGCTGCCCGCTTACCTGACCAATGAACGTGGCTTTTCCATCAACCAAATGGGCTGGCTTGCATCGCTACCCTTTATTATCAGTATCTTCTCCAAGTATCTTGGCGGGGTGATCCTGGATCGTGTCAGACCACAACAGATGCCATTGATTTTTGCCTTTGGTGGTGCGGCAACGGCTATCTGCATGCTAGGGGTTATGCTGAGCTCGCAAAGTGGCTGGCTGGCCGTGTTCCTGTTATCGGCCAATGCTTGTTGGGGAGCTCAAGGTGCAGCAATTCCCACCTTGATCCAGCACCATGCCAAAGCAGAAAGCGTTGGTTCTGCTTATGGACTGATCAACGGTGTGGGTAATATCTTTTCGGCATTTATTCCCTTGCTGATGGGGTTGGTGATGATGTCGTTTGGCACCGTCTCATCAGGCTTTTCGGTGCTGGTGGCATCGCAGATTTTGACTATGTTCGCTGGTGGGATGCTGTTTGTTCGCATACAAGGTAACCGGCAATTCACCACGGCGTGGTGA
- a CDS encoding ASCH domain-containing protein, which produces MVTIIKIRYPGAIAWPFGDSAEMADELADLVIKGVKTATCCSLSSFKNEEESPTIGGYSIILNGKGDPVCVIRTIAMRIIRFCDVTDELAKKEGEGDLSLRYWRQGHKQFFQREGSYCDTMELVAEEFELVELL; this is translated from the coding sequence ATAGTGACCATCATAAAGATAAGGTATCCAGGGGCCATTGCATGGCCATTTGGCGATTCCGCCGAAATGGCAGACGAGCTGGCAGACCTGGTTATTAAAGGGGTAAAAACCGCAACCTGCTGTTCGCTTTCATCTTTCAAAAATGAAGAAGAATCACCAACGATCGGCGGCTACAGCATTATCCTAAATGGCAAAGGTGATCCAGTCTGTGTCATTAGGACGATCGCTATGCGGATAATTCGTTTCTGTGATGTGACAGACGAACTTGCGAAAAAAGAAGGCGAGGGAGATCTCAGCCTCAGGTACTGGAGGCAAGGGCATAAACAGTTCTTCCAAAGAGAAGGGAGTTACTGCGACACAATGGAGCTTGTTGCAGAAGAGTTTGAACTGGTCGAGTTGTTGTAA
- a CDS encoding pyridoxal phosphate-dependent decarboxylase family protein, with amino-acid sequence MSDNNPILSGSAQSIAAYQDAIEQSSKAVIEWLKQPEMYQGKTVDQLRERIQLNFTSQGLGNQAAIERAVEYFLKDSLSVHHAQCVAHLHCPSLVISQAAEVLINATNQSMDSWDQSPSATIIEIKLIEWLREQIGYSAGDAGVFTSGGTQSNLMGLMLARDAFFARQGHSVQQHGLTGDLSKIKVFCSESAHFSVQKNMALMGLGYQSVTQVKTDALSRMDIADLKTKLAQAKANGEQVMAIVATAGTTDAGAIDPLEEITALAAQENIWVHVDAAWGGALLLSEKYRHYLNGLESADSVTLDFHKQFFQTISCGAFLLKDARHYELMRYQAAYLNSDFDEEQGVPNLVSKSLQTTRRFDALKLWMGLEALGKKQYAEIIDNGVTLSQKVAEYISAQPHLELVMQPQLASVLFRFCPKSDDRAFIALLNQRIGDVLLASGSANVGVTEADGVTCLKLTLLNPTVCLEDVKILLASVKETAEKLLNA; translated from the coding sequence GTGTCTGATAACAACCCAATTCTCTCCGGTTCGGCGCAAAGTATCGCCGCCTATCAGGATGCCATTGAGCAGAGCAGCAAAGCCGTTATCGAATGGTTAAAGCAGCCAGAAATGTATCAGGGGAAAACCGTCGACCAGTTGCGCGAGCGCATCCAGTTGAACTTTACCTCACAGGGCCTGGGTAACCAGGCCGCCATTGAGCGCGCAGTTGAGTATTTCCTCAAGGACAGCCTCTCTGTACATCACGCACAATGCGTGGCGCATCTGCACTGCCCGAGCCTGGTGATTAGCCAGGCAGCAGAGGTGCTGATCAACGCCACTAACCAGAGTATGGACTCCTGGGATCAAAGCCCGTCAGCCACCATCATTGAGATCAAACTCATCGAGTGGCTGCGTGAGCAGATAGGATACAGCGCCGGTGATGCCGGCGTGTTCACCAGTGGCGGCACCCAGAGTAACCTTATGGGGCTGATGCTGGCGCGTGATGCTTTCTTCGCGCGTCAGGGGCACTCCGTTCAGCAGCATGGTTTAACGGGTGATCTGAGCAAAATCAAAGTGTTCTGCTCCGAAAGCGCACACTTCTCCGTGCAAAAAAACATGGCGTTGATGGGGCTGGGCTACCAGTCAGTCACTCAGGTGAAAACCGATGCGCTCTCGCGTATGGATATCGCTGACCTGAAAACCAAACTGGCGCAGGCAAAAGCCAACGGTGAGCAGGTGATGGCGATTGTGGCCACCGCCGGTACCACCGATGCAGGTGCGATTGATCCGTTAGAGGAAATCACCGCGCTGGCCGCACAGGAAAATATCTGGGTTCACGTTGATGCCGCATGGGGCGGAGCGCTGCTGCTTTCTGAGAAGTATCGCCACTACCTGAACGGCCTGGAATCCGCTGACTCCGTGACACTGGATTTCCACAAGCAGTTCTTCCAGACCATCAGCTGTGGTGCATTCCTGCTAAAAGACGCACGCCATTACGAGCTGATGCGTTATCAGGCGGCGTACCTGAACTCTGATTTTGACGAAGAGCAGGGCGTACCGAATCTGGTGTCAAAATCACTGCAAACCACACGTCGTTTTGATGCTCTGAAACTGTGGATGGGCCTTGAAGCGTTGGGTAAAAAGCAGTACGCCGAAATCATTGACAACGGCGTTACGTTGTCACAGAAAGTAGCTGAGTATATCTCTGCACAACCGCATCTGGAACTGGTTATGCAGCCACAGTTGGCAAGCGTACTGTTCCGATTCTGCCCGAAAAGCGACGATCGCGCGTTTATCGCGCTGTTGAACCAGCGTATCGGCGATGTTCTGTTGGCATCAGGTAGCGCCAACGTTGGGGTAACGGAAGCAGATGGCGTAACCTGTCTGAAGCTAACGCTGCTGAACCCAACGGTTTGCCTGGAGGACGTAAAAATCCTGCTGGCAAGCGTGAAAGAGACGGCTGAAAAATTGCTCAACGCGTAA
- the lysC gene encoding lysine-sensitive aspartokinase 3: MTRIYPQFVVAKFGGTSVADFDSMNRSAGIVLADDHVRLVVLSASAGVTNLLVELSEGLESRDRMDKIDTLRTIQYNIISRLKAPLVISKEIDQLLENIARLAETALATSSTALSDELVSHGELMSSLLFAEVLREREAQAEWFDARKVIRTNNLYGCAEPNISLVEDQAEAHLRPRIEQAIVITQGFIGRDDAGHTTTLGRGGSDYTASLLGEALQAARVDIWTDVAGIYTTDPRIVAQAQRIDHISFSEASDMAAFGAKVLHPATLLPAMRKNIPVFVGSSKNTAAGGTLVRRETEDPPIYRAIAVRRKQTLLRLHSLHAQPAYLFFAEMFAILAAHQVDVDLVTTSENCIALALNSTGSTSGEDHTLTTALLTALSSHCRVEIETGLALVTVIGNQLHRGAGVCRDTFVDLDEYAVRMIFHGASNDNLCFLLPSDVADGAVIALHRRLFE, encoded by the coding sequence ATGACACGCATTTATCCACAATTCGTCGTTGCCAAGTTTGGCGGCACCAGCGTTGCTGACTTTGACTCGATGAATCGCAGTGCCGGTATTGTTCTTGCTGATGACCACGTCCGGCTGGTCGTTTTGTCTGCCTCCGCAGGGGTCACAAATCTATTGGTCGAACTTTCTGAAGGGCTGGAAAGTCGTGATCGTATGGATAAAATTGATACCCTTCGCACTATCCAGTACAACATTATTTCCCGCCTGAAAGCGCCGCTGGTCATCAGCAAAGAAATCGATCAACTCCTTGAAAATATTGCCCGTCTTGCCGAGACGGCATTGGCAACGTCTTCCACGGCGCTGAGTGATGAACTGGTCAGCCATGGCGAGCTGATGTCGAGCCTGTTATTTGCTGAAGTGCTTCGTGAACGTGAGGCGCAAGCAGAATGGTTTGATGCCCGTAAAGTCATTCGAACCAACAACCTTTACGGTTGCGCCGAACCCAATATCAGCCTGGTGGAAGATCAGGCAGAAGCCCATCTGCGGCCGCGTATTGAGCAGGCAATTGTTATCACTCAGGGTTTTATCGGCCGTGATGACGCCGGGCATACCACCACGCTGGGCCGGGGCGGAAGCGACTACACCGCCTCCCTGCTTGGGGAAGCATTGCAGGCCGCACGTGTCGATATCTGGACTGATGTGGCCGGGATCTACACCACCGATCCGCGCATTGTGGCGCAGGCCCAGCGTATCGACCACATCTCCTTTTCCGAAGCCAGCGACATGGCTGCTTTTGGTGCGAAAGTGCTCCATCCGGCGACCCTGTTACCCGCGATGCGGAAAAATATCCCGGTCTTTGTGGGCTCCAGCAAAAATACCGCTGCCGGTGGAACGCTGGTTCGCCGCGAGACAGAGGATCCGCCAATTTATCGCGCCATTGCCGTTCGCCGCAAACAGACGTTGCTGAGATTGCACAGCCTGCATGCGCAACCAGCATACCTATTCTTTGCCGAAATGTTCGCGATTCTGGCAGCACATCAGGTTGATGTGGATCTGGTTACTACCTCCGAGAACTGTATAGCGCTAGCCCTGAATTCCACGGGATCTACTTCAGGAGAAGATCACACCCTGACCACCGCGTTGCTTACAGCACTCTCTTCTCATTGCAGGGTCGAGATTGAAACCGGGCTGGCCTTGGTCACGGTAATTGGCAATCAACTCCATCGTGGCGCGGGCGTATGCCGGGATACATTTGTGGATCTGGATGAGTATGCCGTGCGCATGATTTTCCATGGCGCATCCAATGATAATCTTTGCTTCCTGCTGCCAAGCGACGTTGCTGATGGTGCGGTTATTGCGCTACACCGTAGGTTATTTGAGTAA
- a CDS encoding diaminobutyrate--2-oxoglutarate transaminase, which translates to MMTDKVRIDTLSASSLPQSNDTFLARQAEFESNVRSYPRKLPLAIAKAQGVWITDVENNQYLDCLAGAGTLALGHNHPDVLQSIQSVISSGLPLHTLDLTTPLKDEFSSYLLSLLPSQGKEYCLQFTGPSGADAVEAALKLAKKVTGRSSIISFSGGYHGMTHGALSVTGNLSPKEAVSNMMPEVQFMPYPNQYRCPLGIGGDAGVKALTYYFDNLINDVESGVRKPAAVILEAVQGEGGVNPAPAEWLQRIRKVTQEHGILLIIDEVQAGFARTGKLFAFEHAGIEPDIIVMSKAVGGGLPLAVLGIKKQFDAWAPGHHTGTFRGNQLAMATGLTTLKHLKDNAIADKVAAQGEWLKGKLAELQKRYPVIGHVRGLGLMIGIEIVKPNEAQDHMGCYPADGELSALLQKKCFESGLILERGGRHGCVLRLLPSLLITDAELEIFLDKFENALLATGMEPV; encoded by the coding sequence ATGATGACGGATAAAGTCCGTATTGATACTTTAAGTGCTAGTTCATTACCACAAAGCAATGATACCTTTTTAGCAAGACAGGCCGAGTTTGAGTCTAACGTCAGAAGCTATCCACGAAAACTGCCATTGGCAATTGCCAAAGCGCAGGGCGTTTGGATTACTGATGTTGAAAATAATCAATATCTTGATTGTCTTGCAGGCGCCGGGACTCTGGCGTTGGGTCATAATCATCCTGACGTGCTTCAAAGCATTCAAAGTGTCATCAGCAGCGGCTTACCGTTACATACGCTGGACCTTACCACACCTCTGAAAGATGAATTTTCCTCTTATTTACTCTCTTTATTACCGAGCCAGGGCAAAGAGTATTGCCTGCAATTCACCGGTCCGTCTGGCGCTGATGCGGTTGAAGCCGCGCTCAAACTGGCCAAAAAAGTAACGGGCCGTTCAAGCATCATCAGTTTCTCCGGCGGCTACCATGGTATGACGCACGGCGCGCTCTCCGTAACCGGTAACCTGTCACCAAAAGAAGCCGTCAGCAACATGATGCCGGAAGTGCAGTTTATGCCTTATCCGAATCAGTACCGCTGCCCGCTGGGTATCGGTGGCGACGCAGGCGTTAAAGCGCTGACGTACTACTTCGATAACTTGATCAACGACGTGGAAAGCGGCGTACGCAAACCAGCGGCGGTGATCCTCGAAGCGGTGCAGGGCGAGGGCGGTGTGAACCCGGCTCCGGCCGAGTGGCTGCAGCGCATCCGTAAAGTCACGCAGGAGCATGGCATTCTGCTGATCATCGACGAAGTCCAGGCTGGTTTCGCACGCACCGGTAAGCTGTTCGCATTTGAACACGCAGGTATCGAGCCAGACATCATCGTTATGTCTAAAGCTGTCGGTGGCGGTTTGCCGTTGGCCGTACTGGGCATCAAAAAACAGTTTGATGCATGGGCGCCAGGCCACCATACCGGAACATTCCGCGGTAACCAGCTGGCAATGGCCACCGGCCTGACCACGCTTAAGCACCTTAAAGACAACGCCATTGCGGATAAAGTTGCCGCCCAGGGCGAGTGGCTGAAAGGCAAACTGGCCGAACTGCAAAAACGTTATCCGGTTATCGGTCACGTACGCGGCCTGGGCCTGATGATCGGCATTGAGATCGTGAAGCCTAACGAAGCACAGGATCACATGGGATGCTACCCGGCGGATGGTGAACTTTCGGCATTGCTGCAGAAAAAATGCTTCGAATCCGGTCTGATTCTGGAGCGTGGCGGCCGTCATGGTTGTGTACTGCGCCTGTTGCCATCACTGCTGATCACCGACGCTGAGCTGGAAATTTTCCTCGATAAATTTGAAAACGCCTTGCTGGCCACTGGCATGGAGCCGGTTTAA
- a CDS encoding LysR family transcriptional regulator, whose translation MIPSERLKGIETFVATADAGSFTAAAEQLHLTSSAVSKSVARLEERLGTRLFERTTRRLALTDAGAAFYRTCVRVLVDLEEAEAVLAAQHSEPVGRLRLDAPATFGRLRVWPLLLQFSQQHPHLRPHVSLTDRFVDLLEEAIDVAVRIGGPDHWPSSVGHRYLGCERLIFCASPDYLARNGTPTSSAELSRHDAVLYGKADGTTGPWLIAHDAGMIERRTMEGRIIVGNGEAQVAAVKAGCGIAQLATWLVCDEIARGELVQILPELTTDGLPLNLVWPIGRQLQPKVDAILELLAAELQID comes from the coding sequence ATGATCCCATCGGAAAGACTTAAGGGTATCGAAACCTTTGTGGCGACGGCCGATGCAGGCAGTTTCACGGCAGCAGCAGAGCAATTGCACCTGACCAGCTCTGCCGTCAGCAAAAGTGTGGCGCGCCTTGAAGAACGTCTCGGGACCCGGCTGTTCGAGCGCACCACCCGCCGCTTGGCTCTGACGGATGCAGGGGCAGCGTTCTACCGCACTTGCGTACGAGTACTGGTCGACTTGGAAGAAGCTGAAGCCGTGCTCGCCGCACAGCACAGCGAACCAGTGGGTCGTCTGCGGCTAGATGCTCCGGCGACATTTGGCCGCCTTCGGGTTTGGCCGCTGCTGCTCCAGTTCTCGCAGCAGCACCCGCACTTACGCCCGCATGTCTCTTTGACCGATCGCTTCGTTGATTTGCTTGAAGAAGCCATTGACGTGGCGGTGCGTATCGGTGGGCCGGATCATTGGCCTAGCTCAGTTGGCCATCGCTACCTGGGCTGTGAACGCCTCATTTTCTGCGCCTCGCCCGATTACCTGGCTCGCAATGGCACACCGACATCATCCGCCGAACTGTCTCGCCATGATGCCGTGCTCTATGGCAAGGCCGATGGAACCACAGGCCCGTGGCTGATCGCGCATGATGCAGGAATGATTGAGCGGCGCACGATGGAAGGCCGCATTATTGTCGGCAACGGCGAGGCTCAGGTTGCCGCGGTCAAGGCTGGATGCGGCATCGCACAGTTGGCAACGTGGCTGGTCTGCGATGAGATTGCACGTGGTGAATTGGTGCAAATCCTACCGGAACTGACAACTGATGGCCTGCCGCTCAATCTGGTGTGGCCCATTGGGCGACAACTGCAGCCAAAAGTGGATGCCATACTGGAGCTGCTCGCTGCCGAATTGCAGATCGACTAG